One region of Marinitoga sp. 1197 genomic DNA includes:
- a CDS encoding B12-binding domain-containing radical SAM protein: protein MKHFLLINPWVYDTAAYDFWQKPLGLLYVGSILKYHGFEVNLIDLMNRYDEYFKEINFIKDRYYGTGKYYYEQVEKPEIIKDIPRKFKRYGLPEEVFIKKLNEYKNVDGIIVTSVMTYWYYGVYKTIEIIRKVFPEKPIFLGGIYVNVMPLHAKKTFEKLNVKVINGTGNIAIKKLFDYYNINIKNIDWFEDLDPFYDLYSDVPYIVITSSIGCPFKCTYCVTPRMWKYQIRSVKKIIKGIENVLSKKKVEDVVFFDDAFLIHPQKEELLEKLSQFKVRYHLPNGIHAKLVNRKIAKLFSKANFKVIKLGYETSDEEMQKKTGGKVSNEDLIRASNYLLNEGLNETSAYIMANLPGQKVDDVIKGIDFCMELGIIPSVNEFTPIPNTPQYMELVSKGWIEIDTDPLLLNNSILPYWWDYGMNVEEIEYIKAYLRDKKSQKRGI from the coding sequence ATGAAGCATTTTCTGCTTATAAATCCCTGGGTATATGATACAGCAGCATATGATTTCTGGCAAAAACCATTAGGTTTATTATATGTTGGAAGTATATTAAAATATCATGGATTTGAAGTTAATTTAATAGATTTAATGAATAGATACGATGAATATTTTAAAGAAATAAATTTTATTAAGGATAGATATTATGGAACGGGTAAATATTATTATGAACAGGTGGAAAAACCGGAAATTATTAAAGATATTCCAAGGAAATTTAAAAGATATGGGTTGCCAGAAGAAGTATTTATAAAAAAATTAAATGAATATAAAAACGTAGATGGAATTATTGTTACGTCTGTAATGACTTATTGGTATTATGGAGTTTATAAAACTATAGAAATAATAAGAAAAGTATTTCCAGAGAAACCAATATTTTTAGGTGGAATATATGTAAATGTTATGCCTCTTCATGCAAAAAAAACATTTGAAAAATTGAATGTTAAAGTAATTAATGGAACAGGAAATATTGCAATTAAAAAGCTTTTTGATTATTATAATATAAATATAAAAAATATAGACTGGTTTGAAGATCTTGATCCTTTCTATGATTTATATTCTGATGTACCTTATATAGTAATAACTTCTTCAATAGGATGTCCATTTAAATGTACATATTGCGTAACACCACGTATGTGGAAATATCAAATAAGAAGTGTGAAAAAAATAATAAAAGGAATAGAAAATGTTTTATCAAAAAAGAAAGTTGAAGATGTAGTTTTTTTTGATGATGCATTTTTGATACATCCTCAAAAGGAAGAACTATTAGAAAAGCTTTCTCAATTTAAAGTTAGATATCATTTGCCAAATGGTATTCATGCAAAATTAGTCAATAGAAAAATAGCAAAACTTTTTTCAAAAGCTAATTTTAAAGTAATAAAATTGGGTTATGAAACATCAGATGAAGAAATGCAGAAAAAAACAGGTGGTAAGGTAAGCAACGAAGATTTAATTAGAGCTTCGAATTATTTATTAAATGAAGGATTAAATGAAACGTCAGCTTATATAATGGCAAATTTACCAGGACAAAAGGTTGATGATGTAATAAAAGGAATAGATTTTTGTATGGAACTTGGTATTATACCATCTGTTAATGAGTTTACACCAATTCCAAACACTCCACAATATATGGAATTAGTATCAAAAGGATGGATTGAAATAGATACAGATCCTCTACTTTTGAATAATTCAATTTTGCCATATTGGTGGGATTATGGTATGAATGTTGAAGAAATAGAATATATCAAGGCTTATTTAAGAGATAAAAAATCTCAAAAAAGAGGGATTTAA
- a CDS encoding AAA family ATPase, with translation MKPKDIKFLSKKIMESGEIPLIWGHFGVGKTDIIREIAKESNRELIILVISQMEPGDLIGLPSRDNNKTVFLKPDWLPEKDNSIIMIDEINRAHRSIRNAIMQLLLDRRIHNHVLPEGTWIVAAANPPDEDYDQIDLITDPAFMSRFFHINLNADAEEWVQWASEMKISKEIIDFIKKYPEFISNGKNVSLHLDLKPSPRSWYKLDRVLKNMTEDEIKEYGYILASGIVGPEAARTFVNFLENSEDYPIPEKILFELDNNILNKIKKMNISEKNTMILRINKYIENLEEDDIIKILDNYEYKIMAENIKELSNIISKDSAYSILRNIDHYASKTKGLKKAFFEKLFEELAIVLDNVNWLEEI, from the coding sequence ATGAAACCAAAAGATATAAAATTTTTATCTAAAAAAATAATGGAGTCAGGTGAAATACCTTTAATATGGGGGCATTTTGGTGTAGGAAAAACAGATATAATAAGAGAAATTGCAAAAGAAAGTAATAGAGAATTGATAATACTGGTTATATCTCAAATGGAACCAGGAGATTTAATAGGATTACCATCAAGAGATAATAACAAAACAGTTTTTTTAAAACCAGATTGGTTGCCAGAGAAAGATAATAGTATTATAATGATAGATGAAATAAACAGGGCTCATCGTTCAATAAGAAATGCGATTATGCAATTATTGCTTGATAGAAGAATTCACAACCACGTATTGCCAGAAGGCACATGGATAGTAGCAGCTGCAAATCCACCAGATGAAGATTATGACCAGATAGATTTAATAACAGATCCAGCATTTATGTCCCGTTTTTTTCATATTAATTTAAATGCAGATGCGGAGGAATGGGTACAATGGGCAAGTGAAATGAAAATATCAAAAGAAATTATAGATTTTATAAAAAAATATCCTGAGTTTATTTCAAACGGAAAAAATGTCTCTTTACATTTAGATTTAAAACCAAGTCCCAGAAGTTGGTATAAATTAGATAGAGTTTTAAAAAATATGACTGAAGATGAAATTAAGGAATATGGTTATATATTGGCATCCGGTATAGTAGGTCCAGAGGCTGCAAGAACGTTTGTTAATTTTCTTGAAAATAGCGAAGACTATCCAATACCAGAAAAAATTCTTTTTGAACTTGATAATAATATCCTAAATAAGATAAAAAAAATGAATATATCAGAAAAAAATACAATGATATTAAGAATAAATAAATACATCGAAAATCTTGAAGAAGATGATATTATAAAAATACTGGATAATTATGAGTATAAAATAATGGCTGAAAATATAAAAGAATTATCAAATATAATTTCAAAAGATTCTGCATATTCAATTTTAAGGAATATAGATCATTATGCATCTAAGACAAAAGGATTGAAAAAAGCATTTTTTGAAAAGTTATTCGAAGAGTTGGCAATTGTTTTGGATAATGTAAATTGGTTAGAAGAGATTTAA
- a CDS encoding L-threonylcarbamoyladenylate synthase produces MKTRILKINPLKIEEEKIKIAAQNIREGNLVVFPTETVYGLGADGLNDMAVKKIYKAKGRPSDNPLILHIGSPEKIHDIAYISEELFEKINVLIPGPITFVLKKKSKVPDIVSANRDTVAVRIPAHPIAKKLIELSNTPIAAPSANLSGKPSPTIAKHVIEDMYGRVNIIIDGGDVDFGLESTVIDLTEKKPTLLRPGPIVPEKLKEIFGDIIIPDFIYGKSKVDIAKAPGMKYRHYAPDKKTILVEYSDRRIDIIKEIIKRYKKPLLVLFEEDTKHFKSYDIIISGGKNEYFKFAVNLFDILRNADRKDNDVIIIEGVKDEGLGISIMNRLRKASSEIWEE; encoded by the coding sequence ATGAAAACAAGAATATTAAAAATAAATCCATTGAAAATAGAAGAAGAAAAGATAAAAATAGCAGCGCAAAATATTAGAGAAGGAAATTTGGTTGTTTTTCCAACAGAAACAGTATATGGTCTCGGAGCAGATGGATTAAATGATATGGCGGTAAAAAAAATATATAAGGCAAAAGGAAGACCTTCTGATAATCCTTTGATATTACACATAGGCAGTCCGGAAAAAATACATGATATAGCATATATATCTGAAGAGCTATTTGAAAAAATAAATGTTTTGATACCTGGTCCAATAACTTTTGTATTAAAGAAGAAAAGTAAAGTTCCTGATATAGTATCTGCCAACAGAGATACAGTAGCTGTAAGAATTCCAGCACACCCAATAGCTAAAAAACTTATAGAACTTTCAAATACGCCGATTGCAGCTCCAAGTGCAAATCTATCTGGTAAACCTAGTCCTACAATAGCAAAACATGTCATAGAAGATATGTATGGCAGAGTAAATATAATAATTGATGGTGGAGATGTGGATTTTGGACTTGAGTCAACAGTAATAGATTTGACTGAAAAAAAGCCAACTTTATTAAGACCAGGGCCGATAGTTCCAGAAAAATTAAAAGAAATTTTTGGAGATATTATAATTCCGGATTTCATATATGGGAAAAGTAAAGTCGATATTGCAAAAGCACCTGGTATGAAATATCGTCATTATGCGCCTGATAAAAAAACTATTTTAGTTGAATATTCAGATAGAAGGATAGATATAATAAAAGAAATAATAAAAAGATATAAAAAGCCATTGCTTGTGTTATTTGAAGAAGATACAAAACATTTCAAATCATATGATATAATAATTTCAGGAGGAAAAAATGAATATTTTAAATTTGCAGTAAATTTATTTGATATTTTGAGAAATGCTGACAGAAAGGATAATGATGTAATAATAATAGAAGGGGTAAAAGATGAAGGACTTGGGATTTCTATAATGAATAGATTAAGAAAAGCTTCATCTGAAATCTGGGAGGAATAA
- a CDS encoding YigZ family protein — protein MIKIYFSILSPVETKIKIKRSEFIGNVKKVNTEKEAKEFIKEISSKYRNSTHNCWAYKVKENKFNYSDDGEPSGTAGKPIFGIIEKHNLINIVVVVTRYFGGIKLGVRGLIDAYSSCAEETVLNSKIGKYIDLKIYEVKTDYSRYAEIERLLKRVNGWKITNQEFMADVRFEIAIEENEESNILGILKSKGKIKYLRTQEIGIKI, from the coding sequence GTGATCAAAATATATTTTTCAATATTAAGTCCAGTTGAAACAAAGATAAAAATAAAACGTTCTGAATTTATTGGCAATGTAAAGAAAGTAAATACAGAAAAAGAAGCAAAAGAATTTATAAAAGAAATTTCATCTAAATATAGAAATTCCACTCATAATTGTTGGGCGTATAAAGTTAAAGAAAATAAGTTTAATTATTCCGATGATGGAGAGCCTTCTGGAACAGCTGGAAAGCCAATTTTTGGTATTATTGAAAAACATAATTTGATTAACATAGTAGTTGTAGTTACGCGTTATTTTGGTGGGATTAAATTAGGTGTAAGAGGATTAATAGATGCTTATTCCAGTTGTGCGGAAGAAACAGTATTAAATTCAAAAATAGGAAAATATATAGATTTAAAAATATATGAAGTTAAAACTGATTATTCCAGGTATGCAGAAATTGAAAGGTTATTAAAAAGAGTTAATGGCTGGAAAATTACAAATCAGGAATTTATGGCTGATGTAAGATTTGAAATAGCTATTGAAGAAAATGAAGAAAGCAATATATTAGGAATTTTGAAAAGTAAAGGTAAAATTAAATATTTAAGAACACAAGAAATAGGAATAAAAATATAA
- a CDS encoding ABC transporter permease subunit, producing the protein MMIQKKNYILRHIFLIIVIILVLFPLVWVVTTSIRRDNAAFSPKLFSSRITLNYYRDLLFPKATVPELIKDINGTAHFIGENSKLTLDEANKKLFNELKDFEIYIDETNEYLNNIQKRFIDMQKSLYGKDMDNIIEDINKARIKEFEKLEKMEDLFLEGSFLSDANLKSINSQKEELNNAITNYYYLRTEILNLLSDIKKTDDNSKYYDNTIYTIFSIKPNYTLWKIKNYKKWVKIENNEKLLILNTKIKNLSNEWKNILSKAKNIDNSMNALEQKFLGKDLENINNYSSEIKNIQKELSKIKNNISKSQNIVLKYTSDLTSLLELYAPDSLKIESAVNILKNYKKDKVNSTEVIALSEKINFISNTFEIINNKIQQLSDFEIYKNSIQKYYESFLWLKNNLEYINPDLEYITPAYKTVFEIIDNIDSTLNTLKALTINLTDNLAILEKYQNSYNQLDSKLKAFSTKYDELYNKNKTVLDNFKKLKKYGEFLIIKSFSNLEIKNYYESEFFADLLNSKLFEFYKPLKRDLIVFTLRNNIEEAKNKFYLSMSSFEKLISEIKPNIEKLKSNANDYLKINYNGYTADILPILEISSIYNSKFGPVKANISRSSRIVSDLADSVKYKSLKTDLRKIDADIYDLLDKWNPKQRKPFLRWLLNSIIVAGVTSILTVLMTAVAAYPFSRMRFFGRKEGLLYLMLIQMFPAIMYMVALYGILKFMGDYFGFIGLDTLAGLIFVYLGGVSFNMWLIKGYYDTIPDSLEESAMIDGATRFQTFWRIVLPLASPILAVVTILSFMGTFNEFVMARIVLSSEQNYTYAVGLQTFTSGPFETEWGLFTAAALLGAVPMVLLFLSMQKYLVGGLTQGSVKG; encoded by the coding sequence ATGATGATTCAGAAAAAAAATTATATATTAAGACATATTTTTTTGATAATAGTTATAATTCTCGTACTTTTTCCTCTTGTCTGGGTCGTTACAACATCAATAAGAAGGGATAATGCTGCATTTTCACCTAAACTTTTTTCCTCAAGAATTACATTAAATTATTATAGGGATTTACTATTCCCAAAAGCCACTGTCCCTGAATTAATAAAAGATATAAATGGAACAGCACATTTTATAGGTGAAAATTCCAAATTAACCCTTGATGAAGCAAACAAGAAACTCTTTAATGAATTAAAAGATTTTGAAATATATATAGATGAAACTAATGAATATTTAAATAATATTCAGAAAAGATTTATCGATATGCAAAAATCATTGTATGGTAAAGATATGGATAATATTATAGAAGATATTAATAAAGCCCGTATAAAAGAGTTTGAAAAGTTAGAAAAAATGGAGGATTTATTTTTAGAAGGTTCGTTTTTATCTGATGCCAATTTAAAATCTATCAATTCTCAGAAAGAGGAACTAAATAATGCAATCACAAACTATTACTATCTAAGAACTGAAATATTAAATTTATTATCAGATATTAAAAAAACCGATGATAATAGCAAATATTATGATAATACTATATACACCATTTTTTCAATAAAACCAAATTACACCTTATGGAAAATAAAAAATTATAAAAAATGGGTAAAAATTGAAAATAATGAAAAATTATTAATATTAAATACCAAAATTAAAAATTTATCAAATGAATGGAAAAATATACTTTCAAAAGCAAAAAATATAGATAATTCAATGAATGCTTTGGAACAAAAATTTTTAGGAAAAGATTTAGAAAATATAAATAATTACAGCAGTGAAATAAAAAATATTCAAAAAGAACTGTCTAAAATAAAAAACAATATTTCAAAATCACAAAATATTGTATTGAAATATACAAGCGATCTAACTTCTCTTTTAGAATTATATGCACCAGATAGTTTAAAAATAGAATCTGCCGTGAATATTTTAAAAAACTATAAAAAAGATAAAGTTAATTCTACTGAAGTTATAGCTTTATCTGAGAAAATTAATTTCATTTCAAATACTTTTGAAATCATTAATAATAAAATTCAACAATTGTCAGATTTTGAAATATACAAAAATTCAATACAAAAATATTATGAATCATTCTTATGGTTAAAAAATAATTTAGAATATATAAATCCCGATCTAGAATACATTACTCCAGCATATAAAACTGTTTTTGAAATAATAGATAATATAGATTCAACATTAAATACTTTAAAAGCGCTAACAATAAATTTAACAGATAATCTCGCAATACTGGAAAAATACCAAAATTCCTATAATCAGTTGGATTCTAAGCTAAAAGCTTTTTCTACAAAATACGATGAATTATATAATAAAAATAAAACTGTATTAGACAATTTTAAAAAGTTAAAAAAATACGGGGAATTCCTTATAATAAAAAGCTTTTCTAACTTAGAAATAAAAAATTATTATGAATCGGAATTTTTTGCAGATTTATTGAATTCGAAACTATTTGAATTCTATAAACCTCTAAAAAGAGATTTAATCGTATTTACATTGAGAAATAATATAGAAGAAGCTAAAAATAAATTTTATCTTAGTATGAGCTCTTTTGAAAAACTAATCTCTGAAATTAAACCCAATATCGAAAAATTAAAAAGTAATGCTAATGATTATTTGAAAATTAATTATAATGGATACACAGCTGATATATTACCTATTCTTGAAATTTCTTCAATATATAATTCTAAATTTGGTCCAGTAAAAGCAAATATTTCAAGGTCTTCAAGAATTGTTTCAGATCTTGCAGATTCAGTAAAATATAAATCATTAAAAACTGATTTGAGAAAAATTGATGCAGATATTTATGATTTACTTGATAAATGGAATCCAAAACAAAGAAAACCGTTTTTACGATGGTTGTTAAATTCTATAATTGTAGCTGGTGTTACATCAATATTAACAGTTTTAATGACCGCTGTTGCAGCTTATCCGTTTAGTAGAATGAGATTTTTTGGAAGAAAAGAAGGTCTTTTATATTTAATGTTAATTCAGATGTTCCCTGCAATAATGTATATGGTAGCATTATATGGAATTTTAAAATTCATGGGGGATTATTTTGGGTTTATAGGACTTGATACACTTGCTGGATTGATTTTTGTATATCTTGGTGGAGTTTCATTTAATATGTGGTTAATTAAAGGATATTACGATACTATCCCAGATTCTCTTGAAGAATCTGCTATGATAGATGGTGCCACAAGATTTCAAACATTCTGGCGTATTGTATTGCCATTGGCTTCACCAATTCTAGCTGTTGTTACAATATTATCTTTCATGGGAACATTTAATGAATTTGTTATGGCAAGAATTGTTTTATCCAGCGAACAAAATTACACCTATGCTGTAGGATTACAAACCTTTACGTCTGGCCCGTTTGAAACTGAATGGGGATTATTTACTGCTGCCGCTTTACTTGGTGCGGTCCCAATGGTATTATTATTCCTGTCTATGCAAAAATATCTTGTTGGTGGTTTAACCCAGGGATCTGTAAAAGGATAA
- a CDS encoding ABC transporter permease subunit codes for MKTLGKFVLYSIIALMNAGLIWSIFILSGLGNYGLSVVIGAFVILANIAIFSKKGYPYRYTLPAMFFLFILTVYPIYYTVKTAFTNYGTGHLFTRDQAIQILLNDPNYLYEPENGNSYNFKIFIKLKNFKPTEDFIIVLYNDKEILLSEKPHEITYNSKGNPKNAFSELKPINEDYMNITINGKTYSAFLKRKLDDTFRALSINEKMNTVLGFEDNKGTKYVYFYSPTDPGTFKNASFYNSVLRKKYLGVLELKNYDGKRYRLSSKFIYKKFSEAYRIYELRVKPVFVNNKKTYKTIIFNTRTNKELIDRDSAFWDYNENGDLIRLIGYSSFVGTYQFDRIRKDPKISGPFFKIFTWTFTYAALSVLFSFIIGMILALMLNDKFMKGRILYRTLLIIPWAVPAFISVLIWRNGFFNETYGIINRFIITNLGLEPIKWLNDPFWAKVAVLMVNTWLGFPYMMTITLGALQSIPDELYEASSIDGATRWTQFRKITLPLLMVSLTPLLVSSFAFNFNNFVNIYLLTGGGPAMPGATTPAGSTDILISYTYKLAFEGSRGQDFGFASAISILIFAIVSGISYFNFKLSGAFEEVSR; via the coding sequence TGGCAAATTTGTACTGTACTCTATAATCGCTCTCATGAATGCCGGATTAATATGGTCTATATTTATATTATCCGGTCTTGGAAATTACGGACTTTCAGTTGTTATCGGCGCATTTGTAATACTTGCTAATATCGCTATTTTTTCGAAAAAAGGATATCCATATAGATACACCTTGCCCGCAATGTTCTTTCTTTTTATTTTAACTGTATATCCAATATATTACACTGTTAAGACAGCTTTTACAAATTATGGAACAGGACATTTATTTACAAGAGACCAGGCTATTCAGATTTTGCTTAATGATCCAAATTATTTATATGAACCCGAAAACGGAAATAGCTATAATTTTAAGATTTTCATAAAACTTAAAAATTTCAAACCAACTGAAGATTTTATTATAGTCTTATATAATGATAAGGAGATATTATTATCAGAAAAACCACATGAAATTACTTATAATTCAAAAGGCAATCCTAAAAATGCTTTTTCTGAATTAAAACCAATAAATGAAGATTATATGAATATTACAATTAATGGTAAAACTTACTCTGCCTTTTTAAAAAGAAAATTAGATGATACATTTAGGGCTCTTTCTATTAATGAAAAAATGAATACTGTTCTTGGTTTTGAAGATAATAAAGGTACGAAGTATGTTTATTTTTATTCTCCAACTGACCCAGGAACATTTAAAAATGCCTCATTTTATAACTCAGTATTAAGAAAAAAATATCTGGGTGTTCTAGAACTTAAAAATTATGATGGAAAACGTTATAGACTTTCTTCCAAATTTATATACAAAAAATTCTCTGAAGCATATAGAATATATGAATTAAGAGTAAAACCTGTTTTCGTAAACAATAAAAAAACTTATAAAACTATAATTTTTAACACAAGAACAAATAAAGAACTAATTGACAGAGATAGTGCATTTTGGGATTATAACGAAAATGGTGATTTAATCAGATTAATAGGGTATTCATCTTTTGTAGGAACTTATCAATTTGACAGAATTAGAAAAGACCCTAAAATATCCGGACCTTTTTTCAAAATTTTTACATGGACATTTACATATGCCGCTCTAAGTGTTTTATTTAGTTTTATTATTGGTATGATTTTAGCTCTTATGCTCAATGATAAGTTTATGAAAGGTAGAATATTATACAGAACTCTACTTATTATTCCATGGGCTGTTCCTGCATTCATTTCTGTTTTAATATGGAGAAATGGTTTTTTCAATGAAACTTATGGTATTATTAATAGATTTATTATTACAAATTTAGGATTAGAACCAATAAAATGGTTAAATGATCCTTTTTGGGCAAAAGTTGCTGTTTTAATGGTAAATACATGGCTTGGCTTCCCATACATGATGACAATTACATTAGGAGCATTACAAAGTATTCCTGACGAACTATATGAGGCTTCTTCAATTGATGGAGCTACGCGATGGACTCAGTTTAGAAAAATTACACTACCATTATTGATGGTATCATTAACCCCCCTTCTTGTTAGCAGTTTTGCATTTAATTTCAATAATTTCGTGAATATCTATTTATTAACTGGAGGCGGACCTGCTATGCCCGGTGCTACAACACCTGCAGGTTCAACAGATATTTTAATTTCATATACTTATAAATTAGCTTTTGAGGGTTCTCGTGGTCAAGATTTTGGTTTTGCAAGCGCAATTTCCATATTGATCTTTGCAATTGTATCTGGTATTAGTTATTTCAACTTTAAATTATCAGGAGCTTTTGAAGAGGTGAGCAGATAA
- the fba gene encoding class II fructose-1,6-bisphosphate aldolase: MPYVDTKVILENADKHGYGVPALNINNLEFLHYIIEAGVKMNSPVIIETSQGAMKYAGNGDFRKGAEIFVKMVKTFAEQVDIPVSLHLDHGKSFEYIVAAIKAGYSSVMIDASEHPFEENLRITKEIVKIAHAAGVSVEAELGQLAGVEDEAVAEENVLVNPEEAKIFVEETDVDFLAPAVGTSHGAFKFKGKAKIDYDRIKKVKEYVKRPLVLHGASSVVPEFVEIAEKHGADFGGAKGVPSEILREAVKYGINKVNTDTDLRIAFVAGLREFLNANPKEFDPRKYFKLAREYTIKVITDRMEVLGSNGKAELF, translated from the coding sequence ATGCCTTATGTAGATACTAAAGTTATTTTAGAAAATGCAGATAAACATGGATATGGAGTTCCAGCTTTAAATATTAATAATCTTGAATTTTTACATTATATCATTGAAGCTGGAGTGAAAATGAATTCACCAGTTATTATTGAAACAAGTCAAGGAGCAATGAAATATGCCGGAAATGGAGATTTCAGGAAAGGTGCAGAAATATTTGTTAAAATGGTAAAAACATTTGCAGAGCAGGTAGATATACCAGTTTCTTTGCATCTTGATCATGGGAAAAGTTTTGAATATATAGTTGCAGCAATAAAAGCTGGTTATTCATCAGTTATGATAGATGCTTCAGAACATCCTTTTGAAGAAAATTTAAGAATAACAAAAGAAATAGTAAAAATAGCTCATGCAGCAGGCGTTTCAGTAGAAGCAGAATTAGGTCAATTAGCAGGTGTGGAAGATGAAGCAGTAGCAGAAGAAAATGTTTTAGTAAATCCTGAAGAAGCAAAAATCTTTGTTGAAGAAACAGATGTTGATTTCTTAGCGCCAGCAGTTGGAACATCACATGGAGCTTTCAAATTTAAAGGTAAAGCTAAAATAGATTATGATAGAATAAAAAAAGTAAAAGAATATGTTAAAAGACCTCTTGTATTACATGGAGCATCTTCGGTAGTTCCAGAATTTGTGGAAATAGCAGAAAAACACGGAGCAGATTTTGGAGGTGCTAAAGGAGTTCCATCTGAAATATTGAGAGAAGCCGTAAAATATGGAATTAATAAGGTAAATACAGATACGGATTTAAGAATAGCCTTTGTTGCTGGTTTAAGAGAATTTTTAAATGCAAATCCAAAAGAATTTGATCCAAGGAAATATTTTAAATTGGCAAGAGAATATACTATAAAAGTAATAACAGATAGAATGGAAGTTCTTGGTTCTAATGGAAAAGCAGAATTATTTTAA
- a CDS encoding type III pantothenate kinase — protein sequence MRLLFDVGNTHIVVGLYENQFLSVWRIGTQSFETEDELYSHLFPLLNRINIGEKDINAVVISSVVPSVNYILSRYAKKYYNVDAVFVSGIKIKNMKLDVDYPKEVGADRVANVLALKKYYGNNAIGIDFGTAITIDVLHKGNFIGGSIIPGINTQMMSLFSKTAKLPQVELKFLNYSVGKNTIDNIQIGIIKTVVYGIQQLLKDIEKEYDTKFKIVITGGIGKSLKGVIPEFNIYDQYLTLKGLNVFYEMYERRE from the coding sequence ATGAGGTTATTATTTGACGTAGGAAATACACACATAGTTGTTGGATTATATGAAAACCAATTTTTAAGTGTTTGGCGAATAGGGACACAATCATTTGAAACAGAAGATGAATTGTATTCTCACCTTTTTCCTTTACTGAATAGAATAAATATAGGTGAAAAAGATATAAATGCTGTTGTTATTTCTTCTGTAGTTCCATCTGTAAATTATATTTTGAGCAGATATGCAAAGAAATATTATAATGTAGATGCTGTATTTGTAAGTGGAATTAAGATAAAGAATATGAAATTAGATGTAGATTATCCAAAAGAGGTTGGCGCAGATAGAGTTGCAAATGTATTAGCTTTAAAGAAATATTATGGAAATAATGCAATAGGAATAGATTTTGGTACGGCAATAACAATAGATGTATTACATAAAGGAAATTTTATAGGGGGGTCTATAATTCCTGGGATAAATACCCAAATGATGTCATTGTTTTCTAAAACTGCAAAATTACCACAGGTGGAATTGAAATTTTTGAATTATTCAGTAGGGAAAAATACAATAGATAATATTCAAATAGGGATAATCAAAACAGTTGTATATGGAATCCAACAATTATTGAAAGATATTGAAAAAGAATATGATACTAAATTCAAAATTGTTATAACAGGAGGAATTGGAAAATCCTTAAAAGGGGTTATTCCAGAATTTAATATATATGATCAATATTTAACTCTTAAAGGATTGAATGTTTTTTATGAAATGTATGAAAGGAGAGAATAG